A portion of the Edaphobacter bradus genome contains these proteins:
- a CDS encoding FliA/WhiG family RNA polymerase sigma factor — MGNSVPVQMLRGVSKTPFFGEEMTLTGTARSADILDSPFPAYTGESTAFESSVASERDVLLMEHLPTVRYIARRIHERLPQHVDLDDLVSAGVVGLIDAFSKFDHTKKVQFKSYAQFRIRGAILDSLRMLDWSPRELRRKGRAVEEAIRAVTQRVGRAPSEQEIAEEMGLSLGEYQQLLGDLKGLEIGSLHLERSEDSGDEELAYVPGPAEEDPLFRCLRGEMKQRLVDAIDELPEKERMVLTLYYYEELTMKEIGLTLGVVESRVSQIHSSAVLRLRTMLADMRNRDRANLGNGAPEKRKARR, encoded by the coding sequence ATGGGGAATTCAGTTCCAGTGCAGATGTTGCGTGGGGTGTCGAAGACCCCGTTCTTCGGCGAAGAGATGACGCTGACTGGCACTGCCAGGTCAGCCGACATATTGGACAGCCCTTTTCCTGCGTATACAGGAGAGAGCACGGCTTTTGAGAGCAGCGTGGCTTCGGAGCGTGACGTGCTGCTGATGGAGCACCTGCCTACGGTGCGCTATATCGCGCGCCGGATCCATGAGCGTCTGCCGCAGCATGTCGATCTGGATGATCTGGTCTCAGCTGGAGTGGTCGGGTTGATCGATGCCTTCTCAAAGTTCGACCACACCAAGAAAGTGCAGTTCAAGAGCTATGCGCAGTTCAGGATTCGCGGGGCGATTCTCGATTCGCTGCGGATGCTGGACTGGAGCCCGCGAGAGCTGCGAAGAAAGGGAAGGGCCGTCGAGGAGGCGATTCGCGCGGTGACGCAGCGGGTGGGGCGCGCGCCGTCAGAGCAGGAGATTGCCGAAGAGATGGGGCTGAGCCTCGGGGAGTATCAGCAGTTGCTAGGCGACCTCAAGGGGCTTGAGATTGGCAGTCTGCATCTGGAGCGCTCAGAGGACTCGGGCGATGAGGAACTTGCGTATGTCCCCGGGCCGGCGGAAGAGGACCCGCTCTTCCGTTGTCTGAGGGGCGAGATGAAGCAGCGGCTGGTTGACGCGATCGATGAGCTTCCGGAGAAGGAGCGCATGGTTCTGACGCTCTACTACTACGAAGAGCTGACGATGAAGGAGATTGGATTGACGCTGGGCGTGGTGGAGTCGCGTGTGTCGCAGATTCATTCCTCGGCTGTTTTGCGCCTTCGTACTATGCTGGCCGACATGCGCAATCGTGATCGCGCGAATCTGGGCAACGGGGCACCGGAGAAGCGGAAGGCCAGACGTTGA
- the flhA gene encoding flagellar biosynthesis protein FlhA, giving the protein MSKAGKTGVWWLAQIQTVLLPVTAISMVFVMLIPIPSFVLDLLLAISITASVIVFLTAVQIRRAVDFSVFPTLLLLLTLFRLSLNLASSRRILLHGHEGTQAAGAVIDAFGQFVVGGNYVVGFVLFLALIAIQFLVVSHGAVRTAEVTARFTLDALPGKQMAIDADMNAGLIDEQEARKRRQAIAREAEFYGAMDGAARFNQRDSMATILITVINIVAGLLIGVVQQGADLATAVKTYTILTVGDGLVTMIPSLLVSIAGGIVLTRASSSGALGDELGAQLFRGRNTLWIACGVLLALALIPGLPKLSFVLIAAGVALIAKQLPESKGQAAATLEDAAVSTGKGVAAETAKGENLASLLKVDDLTLEIGFQLISLVDEKQGGQMLNRVRALRRHLATELGFIVPPVHITDNLRLKPREYVVSLRSVEIARWQTEQNFLLAVNADPKARALPGVETREPAFGVMARWIQPGLEEQALAAGYSVVDQTTVIGTHLGELIRRHAHELLGRQEVKRLLDSMNESHPKLVEELVPKLMSLGEVQRVLQQLLREQVSIRDLGAILEVLVESAQQSKNLVHLVESVRQSLGRGLIRPLLDDDGGLRVLMLEQALETDLVNTFDPQGAARLLGDGAYAAAAPADFLRRLVESLKRLTGGAPTSALPVLLCPSPARYHVRRWLEPFVPKVAVLAPAEIPPEIRVRSVGTVG; this is encoded by the coding sequence GTGAGCAAGGCAGGAAAGACGGGGGTGTGGTGGCTGGCACAGATTCAAACCGTTCTGTTGCCGGTGACGGCGATCAGCATGGTGTTCGTCATGCTGATTCCGATCCCGAGCTTCGTTCTCGATCTGCTGCTGGCGATTTCGATTACGGCTTCGGTGATCGTCTTTTTGACGGCAGTCCAGATTCGGCGCGCAGTGGATTTCTCGGTATTTCCTACGCTGCTTTTGTTGCTCACACTGTTCCGGTTGTCGCTCAATCTGGCCTCGAGCAGAAGGATTCTGCTGCATGGGCACGAGGGTACACAGGCAGCCGGCGCTGTGATCGATGCGTTTGGTCAGTTTGTCGTGGGGGGCAACTATGTCGTCGGGTTTGTGCTGTTTCTTGCGTTGATTGCGATTCAGTTTCTCGTGGTGAGTCATGGAGCAGTGCGGACAGCGGAGGTGACGGCGCGGTTCACGCTTGATGCTCTTCCTGGCAAGCAGATGGCGATCGATGCGGACATGAATGCCGGGTTGATCGATGAGCAGGAGGCGAGAAAGAGACGGCAGGCGATTGCGCGTGAGGCGGAGTTCTACGGCGCGATGGATGGCGCGGCGCGGTTCAATCAGCGTGATTCCATGGCGACGATCCTGATCACGGTAATCAATATTGTTGCCGGGCTGCTGATTGGGGTGGTGCAGCAGGGAGCCGATCTGGCCACAGCGGTGAAGACTTACACGATCCTGACTGTGGGCGATGGGCTGGTGACGATGATCCCGAGCTTGCTGGTCTCGATTGCCGGGGGAATTGTTCTGACGCGGGCGTCGTCGTCGGGGGCTCTCGGAGATGAGCTGGGGGCGCAACTCTTCCGAGGCAGGAATACGCTATGGATCGCTTGCGGCGTATTGCTTGCACTGGCATTGATTCCGGGACTGCCGAAGCTGTCGTTTGTGTTGATTGCGGCTGGTGTCGCGCTGATTGCAAAACAACTGCCAGAGTCGAAGGGTCAGGCTGCGGCAACGCTGGAGGACGCTGCAGTCTCCACAGGCAAAGGGGTGGCCGCGGAGACGGCCAAGGGTGAGAATCTGGCGTCGCTGCTGAAGGTTGACGATCTGACGCTCGAAATCGGGTTCCAGCTGATCTCGCTTGTGGACGAGAAGCAGGGTGGCCAGATGCTGAACCGGGTTCGTGCACTGCGGCGGCATCTGGCGACAGAGCTGGGATTCATCGTGCCGCCGGTTCACATCACGGACAATCTCCGGTTGAAACCGCGGGAGTACGTCGTGAGCCTGCGCAGCGTGGAGATTGCCCGCTGGCAGACAGAGCAGAACTTCCTGCTTGCAGTGAACGCAGATCCTAAAGCGCGGGCGCTCCCAGGTGTGGAGACGAGGGAGCCGGCGTTCGGCGTGATGGCGCGATGGATTCAGCCCGGGCTTGAGGAGCAGGCGCTGGCGGCCGGGTATTCGGTGGTGGACCAGACGACTGTGATCGGAACGCATCTCGGAGAACTCATACGGCGGCACGCGCATGAGCTTCTTGGACGGCAGGAGGTAAAGCGGCTACTGGACAGCATGAATGAGAGCCATCCCAAGCTGGTGGAAGAGCTGGTCCCGAAACTGATGTCGCTGGGTGAGGTGCAGCGCGTACTGCAGCAGCTTCTGCGCGAGCAGGTTTCGATCCGTGACCTGGGGGCCATCCTCGAGGTACTGGTCGAGTCAGCACAGCAGTCGAAGAACCTGGTTCACCTTGTGGAGAGCGTAAGGCAGTCTCTGGGGCGCGGGTTGATTCGTCCATTGCTGGATGATGATGGCGGCCTACGGGTTCTGATGCTGGAACAGGCGCTGGAGACAGACCTGGTGAACACCTTCGATCCGCAGGGAGCGGCACGTCTGCTGGGCGATGGAGCTTACGCCGCGGCTGCTCCAGCGGACTTTCTGCGTCGCTTAGTGGAATCTTTGAAACGCCTAACCGGAGGGGCCCCAACATCGGCACTTCCCGTGCTCTTATGTCCGAGTCCAGCGCGCTATCACGTGCGGCGCTGGCTGGAGCCGTTCGTTCCCAAGGTTGCGGTCCTTGCACCGGCAGAGATTCCGCCGGAGATTCGAGTACGCAGCGTTGGGACGGTCGGATAG
- a CDS encoding EscU/YscU/HrcU family type III secretion system export apparatus switch protein, with product MSEKGTEQATPQRKKKAREKGDGVRSRELLTAVAMLGGIMMLGSTARQFSASWGRVYVESLRSAAVREVDGEQGWIAFVHQMLAPALFPVGLIMAVSFGCALMAGIAQSGGVQFHPSALEPKFTRLNPAANLKNIFSLRAVTRVAKSLVPVSALLVLSWSALKALMLPMPVMSLIRLSSAFSTAYGLVLDAAWMMLAWAGLDYAMEWRSWNDRLKMSKQELREEMRDSMGNPQIKGRVRQIQRAMRKRKVKADISRASVVITNPTHYAVALEFSLETMQAPTVLAKGRDLQAAEIRKEAQWAGVPIIENPPLARSLYRLVEPGQSIPFELYSAVAGILAYLYRQKVEERMRQERQGKPDRGYQGMAGTAGMRNFGGGM from the coding sequence ATCATGATGCTGGGATCGACGGCGCGTCAGTTCAGTGCGAGCTGGGGGCGAGTGTATGTCGAGAGCCTGCGATCTGCGGCAGTGCGCGAGGTGGACGGAGAGCAGGGCTGGATTGCTTTTGTGCATCAGATGCTGGCGCCGGCGTTATTCCCGGTTGGTCTGATTATGGCCGTAAGCTTTGGATGCGCTCTGATGGCGGGAATCGCTCAGAGCGGCGGCGTACAGTTCCATCCCAGTGCACTTGAGCCGAAGTTTACAAGGCTGAATCCGGCGGCGAATCTCAAGAACATCTTCAGCCTGAGAGCGGTGACGCGAGTTGCTAAATCACTTGTGCCGGTGAGCGCATTGCTGGTGCTTAGCTGGAGCGCCCTGAAGGCACTGATGCTACCGATGCCTGTGATGAGTCTGATACGTCTGTCTTCCGCGTTTTCAACGGCTTATGGGCTGGTGCTGGACGCGGCGTGGATGATGCTGGCATGGGCGGGGCTGGACTATGCGATGGAATGGAGGAGCTGGAATGACCGCCTGAAGATGAGCAAGCAGGAACTGCGCGAAGAGATGAGGGATTCGATGGGGAATCCGCAGATCAAGGGCAGGGTGCGGCAGATCCAGCGGGCGATGCGGAAGCGCAAGGTGAAGGCGGACATCTCGCGAGCCAGCGTTGTGATTACAAACCCGACGCACTATGCGGTGGCCCTCGAGTTCAGCCTCGAGACGATGCAGGCCCCGACGGTGCTGGCGAAGGGGCGGGATCTGCAGGCAGCAGAGATCCGGAAAGAGGCGCAGTGGGCGGGCGTGCCGATCATCGAGAATCCGCCACTGGCGCGGAGCTTGTATCGGCTGGTCGAGCCTGGTCAGTCGATTCCGTTTGAGTTGTATTCGGCGGTGGCGGGAATTCTGGCTTATCTCTACCGGCAGAAGGTCGAGGAGCGGATGAGGCAGGAGCGGCAGGGGAAGCCGGATCGAGGGTATCAGGGGATGGCTGGGACTGCAGGGATGCGGAACTTTGGAGGTGGGATGTGA